One Synergistaceae bacterium genomic window, AAATAATCATGAAAAAATTTTTATTACTGGGAGTGTTAATTATAATGTCAATAAGTTCGTCAGCATTTGCAAATCTTGAAGAGTTCAGGGCGACAGATCCGGAATTTGTAGAATTATTCACAAATTTTGCAGATATAGAAGTCTTGAATCAAACGAAATTAGACGCTCGGACTAGATATATGGCAATTCTTGCGGCTTTAATGGGCTGTCAGGGTGTAGACGAGTTTAAAGCGATTTTGCCGGACGCTTTGAAAGCAGGACTCAGTCCTTCTGAATGCAAGGAAATAATTTATCAGGGCACAGCATATCTCGGAATCGGGAGGACTCGCCCATTCTTGAAAGCAGCTAATGAAATTTTTGACTCGGTAAATATAAAATTGCCCTTGTCTAATGCGTCAACAACAACACCGGAGACCCGTATTCAGGACGGAAATAATGCGCAAGTTAAAATTTTCGGTGAAGGCATGAAAGGATTTCAAGACTCCGGCCCTGAAGATACTCGGCATATAAATAAATGGCTTGCCGGAAATTGTTTCGGTGATTATTACACGAGAAAGAATCTTGATTTGAGACAGCGCGAATTAATTACGTTCT contains:
- a CDS encoding carboxymuconolactone decarboxylase family protein, whose protein sequence is MSISSSAFANLEEFRATDPEFVELFTNFADIEVLNQTKLDARTRYMAILAALMGCQGVDEFKAILPDALKAGLSPSECKEIIYQGTAYLGIGRTRPFLKAANEIFDSVNIKLPLSNASTTTPETRIQDGNNAQVKIFGEGMKGFQDSGPEDTRHINKWLAGNCFGDYYTRKNLDLRQRELITFCYIAAQGGCEPQLTAHALGNINMGNDKDFLIDVISQCLPYIGYPRSLNAIQCVRKAAGE